A single Prochlorococcus marinus XMU1410 DNA region contains:
- a CDS encoding BolA family protein, giving the protein MITKAEVINLITKKIPNSQVFVENLKGNDHLQVTVIASEFNGLSLVKQHQLVYSALKEELASEAIHALALKTETPN; this is encoded by the coding sequence ATGATTACGAAAGCAGAAGTCATTAATTTAATCACTAAAAAAATTCCAAATTCCCAAGTTTTTGTTGAAAACCTTAAGGGAAATGATCATTTGCAAGTAACTGTAATTGCATCTGAATTCAATGGATTATCATTAGTTAAACAACACCAGCTAGTATATTCTGCTTTGAAGGAAGAATTAGCTTCAGAGGCTATCCATGCACTGGCGTTAAAAACAGAAACTCCAAATTGA
- the grxD gene encoding Grx4 family monothiol glutaredoxin has protein sequence MDNQTKNKIQKLIDSNPLMVFMKGTKLMPQCGFSNNVVQILNSLGVEFGTFDVLSDFAIREGIKEYSDWPTIPQVYLKGEFLGGSDILIEMYNSGSLKEKIEIELAS, from the coding sequence ATGGACAACCAAACAAAAAATAAAATACAAAAACTGATTGATTCCAATCCGTTAATGGTTTTCATGAAAGGGACAAAATTAATGCCCCAATGTGGCTTTTCCAACAATGTAGTTCAAATACTAAATTCACTAGGAGTAGAGTTTGGTACGTTTGATGTTTTAAGTGATTTCGCCATTCGAGAAGGTATCAAAGAATATTCAGATTGGCCTACAATTCCTCAGGTGTATTTAAAAGGAGAATTTCTTGGTGGATCAGACATTCTTATTGAGATGTACAACTCAGGATCTCTTAAAGAAAAAATAGAAATTGAATTAGCGTCTTAA
- a CDS encoding DUF6761 family protein, whose protein sequence is MTSFENPKAIRHFQSICDSCQDLVTRFHTPSDLKLYSDGYLQALRNCNSLEQKDQEKLERLIERWILDPSSFIDPEGDGNKGFFDKKRI, encoded by the coding sequence ATGACATCTTTTGAAAATCCTAAAGCAATTCGTCATTTTCAATCAATTTGCGATAGTTGCCAAGACTTAGTTACTCGTTTTCATACACCATCTGATCTTAAATTATATAGTGACGGTTATCTCCAAGCCTTAAGGAATTGCAATAGTTTAGAGCAAAAGGATCAAGAGAAATTAGAAAGACTAATTGAAAGATGGATTTTAGATCCGTCAAGTTTTATTGATCCTGAGGGAGATGGAAATAAAGGTTTTTTTGACAAAAAAAGGATTTAA
- a CDS encoding response regulator transcription factor: MQSTEQILASTPGSPQLPTSSQTPSRVLVVEPHPTLRTVLVQRLRQDGHLAAAVGSAAEAVDLCREQSPDLLVSAEILEQNTAMRLAQQLGCSVIVLTARSGVEALVNLLDDGADDVLRKPFGLEELAARCRTLLKRGRIGLQEKVEVGPLEVHLLLRQVTLSEKPVELSPREFALLCALLMPPGMVRSRQELLRMAWPPFSGGPRSVDTQVLTLRRKLEQAGLGEGGGITTVRQQGYRFSVDNI, from the coding sequence ATGCAATCAACTGAGCAAATCTTAGCTTCAACTCCTGGCAGTCCACAATTGCCTACGAGCTCTCAAACTCCCTCAAGAGTTCTAGTTGTTGAACCTCACCCCACACTTAGAACAGTCCTTGTTCAAAGACTTCGTCAAGATGGACACCTAGCTGCAGCAGTTGGTTCAGCTGCAGAAGCTGTTGACCTATGCAGAGAACAATCACCTGACCTACTAGTTAGTGCTGAAATTCTTGAGCAAAATACTGCAATGAGACTAGCCCAGCAGTTGGGCTGTTCCGTCATAGTTTTAACGGCAAGGTCAGGTGTTGAAGCATTAGTTAATTTATTAGATGACGGGGCAGATGATGTTCTCAGAAAACCATTTGGACTGGAAGAGCTTGCGGCAAGATGTAGAACCCTCTTGAAAAGGGGGAGAATAGGTTTACAAGAAAAAGTTGAGGTTGGACCTTTAGAGGTTCATCTCCTTTTAAGACAAGTGACTCTTAGCGAGAAACCCGTCGAATTAAGCCCTAGAGAGTTTGCACTACTTTGTGCACTATTAATGCCTCCTGGCATGGTAAGAAGCCGACAAGAGCTTCTTAGGATGGCCTGGCCACCTTTCAGTGGTGGGCCAAGATCTGTAGATACCCAAGTATTAACTTTGCGAAGAAAATTAGAGCAGGCTGGTCTGGGAGAGGGTGGTGGAATAACCACTGTTAGACAACAAGGTTATAGATTCAGTGTTGATAATATTTAA
- the crtH gene encoding carotenoid isomerase, whose product MELNKENFDAIIIGSGIGGLVTASQLAAKGAKVLVLEKYIIPGGSGGSFKRKGYTFDVGASMIFGFGDKGYTNLLTRALKDVNEKCETIPDPVQLEYHLPNNFNISVDKNYDQFINKLSSFFPMEKKGIKKFYDTCANVFKCLDSMPLLSIEDLSYLFKVFFKSPLSCLGLARWLPVNAGDVARKFIKDPELLKFIDIECFCWSVMPALKTPMINAGMVFTDRHVGGINYPKGGVGTIAEKLVSGMEKLGSKIRYKANVTEILLKDEKAAGVKLSSGEEIYSDIIISNSTRWDTFGLKDKKKGLIASKNVPKSEFKWSETYKPSPSFVSIHLGVEKSLIHNNLNCHHIIVDNWDELESEKGVIFVSIPTLLDSSLAPEGKHIVHAFTPSSMSEWEGLSRKEYLHKKEKYFSFLVEKISTILPNLECNIDHKEIGTPKTHKKFLGRYEGSYGPIPSKKLLGLLPMPFNSTKIKNLYCVGDSCFPGQGLNAVAFSGYACAHKIGAKLNINSFKLPN is encoded by the coding sequence ATGGAATTAAATAAGGAAAATTTCGATGCAATTATTATTGGCTCAGGAATAGGAGGCTTAGTAACAGCATCACAACTAGCGGCAAAGGGTGCAAAAGTTTTGGTCCTTGAGAAATATATTATTCCAGGTGGAAGTGGAGGCTCTTTCAAGAGAAAAGGATATACCTTTGATGTTGGAGCTTCAATGATATTTGGATTTGGAGATAAAGGTTATACCAATTTATTAACTCGTGCACTAAAAGATGTTAATGAAAAATGTGAAACTATCCCTGATCCTGTGCAGCTGGAATATCACCTTCCAAATAATTTTAATATTTCTGTAGATAAAAATTATGATCAATTTATAAATAAATTATCATCGTTTTTCCCCATGGAAAAAAAAGGTATCAAAAAATTTTACGATACTTGTGCAAATGTATTTAAATGTTTAGATTCAATGCCGCTTTTATCAATAGAGGATCTAAGTTATCTTTTTAAAGTTTTCTTTAAATCTCCGTTATCTTGCTTAGGTTTGGCTAGATGGTTACCTGTAAATGCAGGAGATGTTGCCAGAAAGTTTATTAAGGATCCTGAGCTCTTAAAATTCATCGATATCGAATGTTTTTGTTGGTCAGTAATGCCAGCGCTTAAAACTCCTATGATTAACGCTGGAATGGTTTTTACAGATAGACATGTTGGCGGTATAAATTATCCAAAAGGTGGGGTAGGAACCATTGCAGAGAAGTTAGTTTCTGGGATGGAAAAATTAGGGAGCAAAATTCGTTACAAAGCCAATGTTACCGAAATACTTTTAAAAGACGAGAAGGCAGCAGGAGTTAAACTCTCTAGTGGTGAGGAAATTTACTCAGACATAATTATATCTAATTCCACGAGATGGGATACATTCGGACTGAAAGATAAAAAGAAAGGATTAATCGCAAGTAAAAACGTCCCGAAAAGTGAATTTAAGTGGTCAGAGACCTATAAACCTTCTCCTTCTTTTGTCTCAATTCACCTTGGAGTCGAAAAAAGTCTTATACATAATAACTTGAACTGTCATCATATAATTGTTGATAATTGGGATGAATTAGAGAGTGAAAAGGGAGTTATTTTTGTTTCCATACCTACTTTGCTTGACTCATCATTAGCTCCAGAAGGTAAGCATATCGTTCATGCATTTACTCCTTCATCAATGAGTGAATGGGAAGGCCTATCAAGGAAAGAATATTTGCACAAGAAAGAAAAATATTTTTCATTTCTTGTTGAAAAAATTTCAACAATTTTGCCGAATCTTGAATGTAATATCGATCACAAAGAAATTGGTACCCCCAAAACTCATAAAAAGTTTCTTGGAAGATATGAAGGCAGTTATGGTCCAATTCCTAGTAAAAAGTTGCTTGGACTTTTGCCAATGCCTTTCAACTCTACAAAAATTAAAAACCTTTATTGTGTAGGGGATTCATGCTTCCCTGGTCAAGGCCTTAATGCGGTTGCCTTTAGTGGATACGCATGCGCTCATAAAATAGGTGCGAAATTAAACATAAATAGTTTTAAACTACCAAACTAA